TCAGCACCCTGGAGTGCGAACTGGTCCTGCTCGCCGGGCTCCCCGAGGAGCACGAGGGCCTCGCCCGGACCTTCCGCGCCGTGCACCCCGGCGGCGCCCCGCACCCCAGCGTCGGCCTCGCCTGCCTGCTCACCGACCGGGCGGGCGGTGCCGGCGGGACCACGGACCGGGCCCGGACCGCACTGCGCAGGCTGCTGCACGAAGGCGCCGCCGTGCGCGGCGGCGTCCTCGCCCTCACCGGGGACGGCCCCTTCCACGAGCGTTCCCTCACCCTCGCCGACCAGCTCTGGGAGGCCCTGCACGGCCACCCCGCCTGGCCCGCCGCGCTCGGCCCGGTCGACCTCGGACCGCCGGTCGCCGGGCTGGAGGCCTGGCTCGAACGCCCCGAGAGCGCCCGGGCCGTCGCCGCCCTCCGCTCCGCCGAACCCCGCGTCCTGCTGGTCTCGGACCGGGACGAGAGCGTCGCGCTCAGCCGGTGCGCGGTGCTCGCGCGGGCCGCCGGGCTCGGGCTGACCGCCGCCCGCGCCCGCCCCGACGACCCCGGGGCCATGGGACTGCTGGGACTGCACGCGGCGGTGCGCGGCGCGGTGCCCCTGCTGGTCGCACCCCCGCCGGCCGCCGGGTCCGGGCCCGCGGTCCCCGCCCTGGACCGGCTGCCCGGCCCGCTCCTGGTCTGTGCGGCCCCCGGTACGGTCCGCCCCGGCCCGCGGTGGCCCGTCATCACCGTGCCCGTCGGACCGATCGGGGTGGAGGACCGGCGTACGGCCTGGCGCGCGGCGCTGCCCGACACGCCCGAGCGGGCCCCCGGCCTGGCCGCGCGGCATCCCCTCGACCCCGCGCTCACGGCGCAGGTCGCCCTCGACGTCCACAGCAGCGCCGCCCTGGGCGCGGGCGACGACGGCGGCGCCGACGTGGAACAGGACGTCCGCGGCGCCATCCGGGCCCGGGCCGCCGCGCTGCTGCCCCCGGGCACCGAGCTGCTCACCCCGCGCGCGGGCTGGTCCCGGCTGGTGCTCGACGGGGAGCCCGGCCGGCAGCTCCGCGACGCCGTGGCCCGGCTGCGCCACCAGGCACTCGTCCTGGACGACTGGCGGCTGCGGGAGGCGGCCCGGGCCGCGCGCGGGGTCCGGCTGCTCCTCACCGGACCGTCCGGGAGCGGGAAATCGCTGGCCGCGGAGGTGCTGGCGGGGGAGGCGGGGCGGGACCTGCTGATCGTCGACGGGTCCGAGCTGGTCTCCAAGTACATCGGCGAGACCGAGAAGAACCTCGCCGCGTGCTTCGACGTCGCCGAGCGCACCCAGGCGGTCTTCCTGCTCGACGAGGCCGACGCCCTCTTCGCCACCAGGACGGAGGTCTCCGAGGCCAACGACCGCTTCGCGAACATGGAGACCGCCTACCTGCTCCAGCGGCTCGACCGGTTCGACGGCCTCGCGGTGCTGACCACCAACCTGCGGCAGAACATCGACGCGGCCTTCATCCGCCGGATGGACTTCGTCGTGGACTTCCCGCTCCCGGACCCGGACGGGCGCCGTCTGCTGTGGGAACTCCACCTGCCGCCGGGCCTGTTGCACCCCGACGTGGACCTCGCGGCGCTCGCACGGCACTGTCCGGTACCGGGCGGCTGGATCCGCAACGCCGCCATCGGCGCCGCCTTCCGCGCCGCGGACCAGGGCAGCGCGGTCCGCCGGCACCACCTCGTCGACGCGATGCGGCGCGAGTACGCGAAGGCGGGCCGGCCGTTTCCCGGGGGCGGGGCGGAGCCGGGCGGCGCCCGGGTCGACCGCCGGGCCGCGCTGGCCCTCGCCGCCGCCGAGCCGCCCCCTCCGAAGCCCTCCCAGCAGCCCCCTCAGCAGCCCCCTCAGAAGGAGAGATCATGACGGCGCTCGGCACCGGCAGCACCAGCCCGTGCGGCTGCGGCGGCGCGTCCGCCCCGGACCTGCCCCCCGACGGTCCCCGTGGCACGCCCTGCGATCCGGGGCCCTGTTGCGGGGACGACCTCGCGGTCAATCCGTTCCTCGCGCTGCGCGTGGCCTTCGGGATGCTCCTGGGAGAGGACGACTTCCGTGTCCTGATGGGGAATCCGCGCGGCAAGCAGATGCTGCACAGCGCCTGGCTGCACGGCTCCGGCGTGGTGTGGGGCCTCGGCGTGCGACGGGACGGCGGGGAGCTGCGCGTGCTGCCCGGCCTCGCCGTGGACGGGCTCGGGCGCGAGCTGAGCCTGGAGACGTCCTGGTGCGTGTCCCTCACGGAATGGGCCGCGGCCTGGGCCGGGCGCCACCCGGAGCCCGGGCATGCCCCTGGTGACCCGGCGCCGTCGGCCGGCCCCGCGCAGCCGCCTCCCGGTCCGCCCGGTCCGCCCGTGCCGAGGACCGTCGAGGCCTGGGTGCTCGCCGAGTTCGCGACCTGCCCGGACCGCCCGGTGCCCGCGCTCGCCAACCCGTGTGACGTGACCCGGCGCCACGACGACTTCTCGCGGACCGTCGAGACGGCGCGGATCACGATCCGCTCCCAAGCCCCGGCCCCCTGGCGGCCCTACCACCGGGTACGGGTCCTGCTCGGGCTGGACGAGGTCCCGCCGGGCGACCGGGCCGGCGAGGAGGCCCGGCGCGCCGCGGCCGTGGTGGCCCGGGTGCCCGAGGCGCACCGTGCCCCGGCCCTGCTCGACGCCTTCCGGCGGCTCGCCGCGCTCGACGCCACCGAGCAGGCGCCGGAGCGGGCGGAGGGCGACGCGTGCCCGCCCTGGGCGCCGGTGACGGAGGACCACGCGGCGGTGGTGCTGGCCCGCCTCACCGTCGAGGTCACGCAGTACGAGGAGTGCGTCCGGATCGGCGAGGTCACGCTGGACGCGGGGGTCCGTACCGCGGTCCTGCCGACCACCACGGTGCAGGAACTGCTGTGCGGGCTGGCCCCGGCCCTGATCGGCGCCCCCGCCGCGCCGGACGCGGGCGGACCCCGGCTGGTCCCGGAATCGCTGACCTGGTCGCGGGAGCACACCGTGCTCAGCTTCGACGTCACCGTGCCGCTCGCCCAGGGGTCCGCCGAACCCGAGGGGGTGGAGATCAGCTCGCTGTCCGACGCGGGCCGGGGCTGGGCCGACGACGAGGTCGCCGGAATCCGGATCTCCACGGACGGGTACCGGGTCAAGGTCGACCTCGACCAGCGGCCCGCCTACGAGACGGTCCGCATCCGTGTCCGCGGCACCGGCGCCAAACCGCTCTACGGGAAGGATCCGGCGGTGCCGTTCGCCGGAGTGGTCGGCGGGCCGCCGGGCTCGGCCGACGAAGGGAACGACGCCATCATCACCGTACGTCTGCCGCGCGTGTCGGCGGCCGGGAGGACCGAGGCATGACCGTCACCGAGGGCACACCCCCGCCCGCCGTCCCGCCCGGTCCGTCCGGCCCCGTCCCGTCCGTCCCGGGCCCGCCGCCCGGCCCGCCCGCCAACCCCGCACCCACGGGCGGGGGTTCACCGGCCTCCGACGGCACCTCCGCGACGGCGGGCGGCGGCATCGACCGGCTGACCGCCTTCGACGGCCTGTTCCTGCGCGCCGAACACCTGAACCGGATCCAGGACTACGCCCGCGAACTCGCCCTGGCCGTCGGCGAGGCGGCCGGTCCCGGGGTGGCCGAGGGGTACGAGGTCAGCGTCCGGGACGCCACCCTGCGGGTCGGCGGCGGACTCGCCATCGCCCCCGACGGCCGTCCGCTGCGCTCACAGCGCCTGATCACCCTCCCGCTGGGCGGCCTGACACCCGGACCCAACGCCTTCTGGTGGGTCGAGGCCGTCCCCGCGGCCTGGCCGTACGGCGAAGCCCCGGTCCAGGGGAGCTACTGCGACGACCCCTGCTCCGGCGCGGGGACCACCCGCAGCCCTTACAGCGCCGAGGGCGTACGCATCCGGCTCACCGAGGCCAGCGAACCCGGACTGGACAACCGCCCCCCGGACAACCGGCGGAACTGGCTCGCCTCCCGCCTCTTCGCGGCGGAACGCACCGCACACTCCCCCTGGCCCCACGGACCGGGCTCCGCCGACCTGCCCCTGACCTGGACCCCGCCCGGTGTCACGGGCAAGGAGCGGGGGGTCCGGCTCGCCGTGCTCAGCCGGGCCCCCGGCGCGGCCGCCGCCTGGGAGGTCGACACCTGGACCGCCCGCCGCGAACGCGGCGCGCCCCCGCCCCACCGGTACTGGCAGTCACGGACGGGAATGCGGCCCTGGGACGTGTTCATGGCCCAGATCCTCCAGTTCCAGTGCCAGCTCGCGGAGTTGACGGCCGCCGCGACGGCGCCGCGCGCGGACCTCCGGCCGCTGCTGGAACAGCTGGCCCGGCTGGGCCGCCAGACCTTCCTGCAGAGCCACACCAAGGAGCAGCTGGGCCGGGAGCTGGGTCTGCTCGTCGAAGGCATCGACGCGGGACGCCTGCGGGGGCCCGGCGCGGCCGAAGCGCCGCAGCCGCAGACCCTGGAGCGGCTCGGGATCACCGAACTCCCGCCCGCCGGGTATCTGCCGCTGGCCCCCGACGGCGGCGCCGACGCGCTGTCCCGGGCGTCGGTGTCCCCGGCCGCGACCGGCCGGATCGAGACCTTCCTCGGGCCGCAGGTGGACGTGCGGTACTGCTCCTGCGCCCTGGACGATGTCGCGCAGGCCGTGGAGGAGGCCCAGCACCGCGACCGCATCCCGCTGGACCGCCCCGGCGCCGTCGACATCCTGGTCCCGTCCGACGGACAGGGGCGGCCCGTCACCAACTGGGTGGCGTTCGTCCGGCGGCAGCAGCGGTTCTGCTTCAGCCCGGGGGAGGCGGCCGGAAGCCACTCGACCGGTTGATGTGTAGCAGTCGGTGACTGATCCGTGACGCACTGCACATAGTATCGATGGCGGGCTTTCTAGCAGGGGGACCGCCTATGAATACGCCGAGCACGTTGCACACGCCGAATACGCTGACCGCGCAGTTCCGTGAGTCGTTGGCCCGGGTACCCGGGCAAGGGGACACTCCGGCTCTCCACCTCATCGGTGGTCCGCGCGTGGTGCACCGGGGGAGACGTCTGGACGTTCCGGAGGGGAGCAAGCGGCTGCTGGCCTTCGTGGCCCTCAATGGCGGCCGGGTCGAGCGTCGGCACGCGGCGGGCACGCTGTGGCCGTCCGGCGACGATCTGAGGGCGGCGGGCAACCTCCGCTCGGCCCTGTGGCGGCTCAAAGCCGCGGGGATCGATCTGCTCGACTCCGACAAGTGCTCGCTCGCGATGCGCGAGCACACCGTGGTCGATCTCTACGTCCTCTACGGGTGGGCGGGACGGCTCATCGGGGGCACGGCCACCGGGGAGGACCTGTCCGCGCTCAAGTGGCGCACGGATGCGCTCGATCTGCTGCCCGGCTGGTACGACGACTGGGTGCTGCTGGAGCGGGAGCGGGTCCGCCAGCGCCTGCTGCACGCGCTGGAGGCGCTGAGCCGTCAGCTGGGCCGGGCCGGGCGCCATGCGGAAGCGGTCGAATCGGCACTGGTCGCGGTGGGCGCCGAGCCCTTGCGGGAGAGCGCCCAGCGGGCCCTCATCGAGGCCCACTTGGCGGAGGGCAATCTCATCGAGGCCATGCGGACGTACGACGCCTATCGCGAACTGACGCGCCGCGAACTGGGGGTGGATCCGGGCCGTGAACTGTCCGACCTGATAGCACGGTTCTGCCGCACCGCCGCCCCGCGCCTGCGCACCACGGCCTCGGCCGCCCGCAACTGACCGGCCACGCCCGACCGGCCGCTCCGGGCCGAGGCGTGGCTCCGGGCCCCGGGCCGCAGCCCGGGGCCCGGGGCCTCACTCGTACTCCGTGCCGCCCTTGCGCGTCAGGTACGCCGGGCTGACCGCCTTGGCGATGGCCCGGCCGCCCACGACCGGGCTGTACCGCTCGGTGACCGGGCGGATCACCACGCCCTCCCGCAGGTGCAGGGCGCGCCCGGAGACGCTCTCCCGCCCGGTGGCCAGCTCCAGCACCGCGGCGAGGTCGTACGGTCCCTCGTACAGCCGGGGCACCAGCGGCAGCTCGCCGTCGAGCACGGCGGCGGGGTCCAGCCAGTGCACCTGGCCGTCGATCTCCGCCGAGACGTCGAAGACGGCGTAGCCCAGCAGCTCGCTGCGCCCGTCCGCCCCGTACGTCAGGTCCTGTACGCCGGCCCCGTACACCTCGCCGAAGATCCCGACCCGGGTCGCGCCGAGCCGCTCGGCCAGCCGGGCCGCGACGGCGGGCACGTCATGGGAGCGGACCGCCCGCAAGTACAGGTTCCGCGGGTCCTCCACCAGGGCCAGGCTCTTGGCGCCGAAGCCCTTCGAGGAGACATGGGTCCGGGCACCCTCGACGAGGTGGGTGGTCAGGCAGGCGGTGCCGTGCAGCTTCTCGGTGAGGACGACCGGCTCGCCGGGCGTGAAGACGTCCGGGTAGCGCTGCAGGTTCTCGATGTCGACCCACGGCAGCAGCTCCGGCGCGGCCTCGACATCGCCGCTCATCGTGGTCGGGACCGGCGAGCCCATTTGGTGATCCCGAGCAGCTCGGCGAAGTCCGTCCCTTCGCCCGCCGCGTGGGCCAGGTCCATGTCCGCCAGCGCCGCCGGGCGGCACACGATCCCCTGCGACAGCTCGCCGCGCAGCCGGACCGCCCTGACCCGGTCCGACCGGCTGCCCGCCAGCCGTCCGGTCAGCCCGAGTTCCCCGATCAGCTCGGTCGGGAGGACCGCCTGTTCCGGGATGTACACCGCGAATTCGCCGGTACGGTAGGCGCCCTTGGCGACGACGGCCCGGTAGAGGCCCACCTGGGCCAGTTCGAGGGCGTCGGCGTTCGGATGGGTGTGGACGGTCAGGGGCTCGGCGGTGACGCGCAGCGTCGACATGTCAGGACTCCTCGGATGCGGTTCTCATCGCGGGCCACTCTGGTCGACCGGATCTTCCCCGGGCCACCGGATTTCGCCTCCGCCGGCCGCGCCGACCGCGCCGGCCCGGCGGGCCACGCCGACACGCGCTTCACCCGCAGTGATCTCGCGTACCGGCACGGTCACCCACGGGACCGGCCGCAGGGAAACGGATCGGCCCCGGAGGGCGGTCACGGCTGCGGACCGATCGGGTCCAACCGGCAGAATCCGGCACCGGCGTTATCAGGGCGCAATGAGAGAGAGGACCACACCGGGCGGCACAGCGGCCCGACAGGCGCATACTGGTGACAATGACAAAGTCAGCCGGAACCCGGCGCCACCTGCCCGCAAGCCCGTTCAAGGCCGCGACCGCTCCGCCTCTCAGGGTGTTCGTCGTCGGCGACCGGGTCACACACGATCAGCACGGCCTCGGCCGTGTCATCGCGATCGAGGACGGAATCGCGGTACTCGTCGATTTCGGTTCGTCGCGGATGCGGATCCTGAGCCCGTACACCAAGATGACCACTCTTTGAGACGGTGAGAGTCGAGTG
This is a stretch of genomic DNA from Streptomyces sp. NBC_00536. It encodes these proteins:
- a CDS encoding AfsR/SARP family transcriptional regulator, which gives rise to MHTPNTLTAQFRESLARVPGQGDTPALHLIGGPRVVHRGRRLDVPEGSKRLLAFVALNGGRVERRHAAGTLWPSGDDLRAAGNLRSALWRLKAAGIDLLDSDKCSLAMREHTVVDLYVLYGWAGRLIGGTATGEDLSALKWRTDALDLLPGWYDDWVLLERERVRQRLLHALEALSRQLGRAGRHAEAVESALVAVGAEPLRESAQRALIEAHLAEGNLIEAMRTYDAYRELTRRELGVDPGRELSDLIARFCRTAAPRLRTTASAARN
- a CDS encoding AAA family ATPase: MSDRVSRDLSARAAALAVRLADLLDRTCSTEAGAAPAAFLRAWAEGAASRAVVGDPAAPLFGTPLGRLVDRFGLSTLECELVLLAGLPEEHEGLARTFRAVHPGGAPHPSVGLACLLTDRAGGAGGTTDRARTALRRLLHEGAAVRGGVLALTGDGPFHERSLTLADQLWEALHGHPAWPAALGPVDLGPPVAGLEAWLERPESARAVAALRSAEPRVLLVSDRDESVALSRCAVLARAAGLGLTAARARPDDPGAMGLLGLHAAVRGAVPLLVAPPPAAGSGPAVPALDRLPGPLLVCAAPGTVRPGPRWPVITVPVGPIGVEDRRTAWRAALPDTPERAPGLAARHPLDPALTAQVALDVHSSAALGAGDDGGADVEQDVRGAIRARAAALLPPGTELLTPRAGWSRLVLDGEPGRQLRDAVARLRHQALVLDDWRLREAARAARGVRLLLTGPSGSGKSLAAEVLAGEAGRDLLIVDGSELVSKYIGETEKNLAACFDVAERTQAVFLLDEADALFATRTEVSEANDRFANMETAYLLQRLDRFDGLAVLTTNLRQNIDAAFIRRMDFVVDFPLPDPDGRRLLWELHLPPGLLHPDVDLAALARHCPVPGGWIRNAAIGAAFRAADQGSAVRRHHLVDAMRREYAKAGRPFPGGGAEPGGARVDRRAALALAAAEPPPPKPSQQPPQQPPQKERS